The DNA segment ATCCGGAAACCAGGGGCCGGTAATACTCAGTGAGCCCAGagtcattttatataaaatgaagCCCATACCTCTTTTACGTGTGGCAGACTCTTACTGCAAATCAAATCATTAGGCAACATGGTGAAACAGTATGGGCTCGATATGGGCTCTCCCTAATATGGCAGGAAGGTCAATCCTACGTGACAACTATCTCATCACAAAAAAATTTGTCAGTTGGGCCATGCTGGACAATCATGAAAAAAGGCCGGGTCAATGCGTATAAAAGGGAGGCCCCTTTACTACAAACGGGCATGAGAAAAAAATAGAAGGAaaaaacaacaactcaaaaaagAACCCACGCCGGGACATTCATTTTATGATGTTCGCATCAATTATGTTCTTAGATGATTCGAAATTCCCTTTTCTAGACCACTTAATTTATGCcacaaagaaagaaaatagtCAAATTAATAATCcctatatatattatcttggaGAACCCTATCTTAGTAAAAATGGTGATAAAATGTTGAGCACAACTCTTGAATCTTGGCAATGTTATCAAATGGTTGTTTTCGTCAGGTGCAGACAAATCTAGTgactttattaattattatttaacctTCTGTGCATGTGGAAATTAATGACCTCTTCCACCATTTTTTAGCacaaattcttcttcttcttcagcgAAACagaatgtgtgtgtatatatatagtgGCGAGAGGCTTCAAATGGTGAGacacacatacacacatgtACATGTAAGGATGTagagattaaaaatatttaaattctaaataagtaaattttattttccttaataaataaataaaattatttcaaactgaaaattttatctattattaaatatttaatagtttaaAGAAATCAATGTAAACTAAAAagttataattaaaaattcagactccatacaaatttttataaaaatcttaaaaaaattCTACCAATATCCACATGGTTCTGTTtgagagataaaaaaaaaaaatctgcttGGAAAAGTGTTGAATTATATGAAGATGAAGTCAATAAAAATGATCATAATTCTaaaaaatcatcatcatcatcatcatcatcatcatcatcatcatcatcatcattattattattattattattattattattattattattattattattattattattattatttccctAAAAAACGCCTGCTAAGGCATCACAATAGTTCTTTGATAATAACACACTTTGATAacttttttttccttcttttaaTTACTTGATGTGTCTCCCAGACCAGTGGTGTTGCTTTTTTTGTTTGTTAATGGAGGGTCACTGAATAATCTTTTTTATTGACCAAGACTTGCTGTTCACGAACTTACGTCTTACCAAATGCCAGCAGCTCCCCTTTAATTTACTTTCGAGCATTGATAAATAATACTTGCCTCATCATTTTTCCTCATCGACGGGTGCATTTTCTTGTTTCCATCTTCCTTCGTCATCAAGAAAACTTACCCGCTAAGATTTCAATTGAATCTTGATGCATGAAGCAGTTTTGAGATCATTTTGCGTTTGATGGTCTCTGTTTTCCAGATACAACTCTTGAGTGCAAAATGAAGGGAAAGAGATCTAAAGACGAGTTCACTAATTTGGTGCTCTCATGGTCTCCTGAAGAAATATTAGATAACAATCTGTACAAAAATCAGGTCTTTGATCATTAACGGATGCTTCATTTGGTGGTTTATTTAAGTATTCCGAATAATaaagattgatttttttttatttttttattttagaaatcaAGCTGAAATCAGCATAATTAAGTCATATGAACTTTGATTCGGAGTACTCTTTCTCTGTTGGGAtttttaaaacatgattaaagaaatttcaaatggattaacggagtccagaaatggatccaggacattcaaaatggccgggaaggttccgagggttcggaggatccgaacaaggtcaggaggctccgaacatgagatcggaggatccgaacttgcatggccagctgtccgagaaaaatacatcattggtgacatcactgatgggacttcggaggatccgaagtcaggaacgaaGGATCCGaaccggatcggaggctccgaagtcgggttcggaggctccaaacttcgcctataaatagggggccaaaatttcattttcaaatgcGCCAAATtccttttctctctcaattccttagccttctaacttagatctagggaattttaAGCGTCCTTTTGggattccggaagtggcatagcgattcaggcatcgtagcggagctgtggcctaattttgaggctatcgacagcaaagggctgacgacggatgcatgtatagcttttgcttcctaaaattatttaggagtatgcagtagcttagttaaggtttttagagcttattgaatgatgcatgagtaattGCATTGTAGCGTTGATGATAGACTTGAAACCTAAAgttggactgctaggactgcctgtagaaaggtacgtaagtgcTGACTGAGATGGCTatcatgatatatgatatatgtgttgcatgagcaTGTGTTATGTGTTTTCCATGTTTTActactttagcacatgcatgattttacgtaAGACTGCATCCAGTATGATGTGAGTCtagacagtttccatcggtgatgagttactccttatggattcgtgtctggggacgcTTAGCCCCTgattttgctatcactaggatcGACcgcgacggtggagtagacgctatagttgataggggaatatacgagtaccccgcggattcgctctcttagcacggtactgtgtattcatggCACCCTGAGCTTATTGGTTTTAAATCgttttaaagtcatttacatgttgcatatattttatatatcattgcttccgtattgagcgtattcgctcacgtccagtattttctgtgtgtctggacaccccattcgacggggcagatgtaggtgcaggttgagcaccaggagcttggagtagccgatggccagtgaagacaacagaaTTAGCTGTATGTTTTTTTCCTCTaagcttatttattcgattgagttgtataatcgaatttgtttaatcggttgtattctaccggtctgtttttatttaagtctttcgtagtaatttatttaatgcatgcttaattatgctctaaactctAATTAGATAGtgaatccgggttgggtcgctacacccttcctaccatttttggacgtttcgGATCTTATTTTTCACTTATTTTGATCAAATAATGACTCGTTAATCATGTTTTGtcacttttaaaatttatatgacacttttttaacatttttaaatcacttaatcttgtaaaatggaactagGCTACtactacacacacacacacacccgatccttaacattttttaaaaaagaattaagacttttatttataaaattatttttaatatgacaATTTGATAAACACATATCACATGTATGGCGTGTGCAAGACGTTAGTATCAATTATAAAAGCTATCTCTTTGTACAACAAAATATTTAGGTTCTGTTTGGATATATACTTTAAAatgtttttagtgttttataaatgaaaaaatcttaaaatatgtgtttgaatATGATTTTTGTAGAATGTttttgacaaatatttttaaaaaaatgttctccaagtatagtttttaaagaacacttgaaatgtgtttttagatgtttttagaatGGAACTTTGGAAGGCAAAGATGTAACATTACTTttgaaaagttaaaaaaaatttagaataattgtgcaaacacatatttatttttaaaacaacatttaaaatattttatgaatttttttttaaatttttttataaatacatgtccaACATAACCTTAATTTTATACAAGAATAATCGATCAAAGCGAATAAAGACAGCTTTGATCGAGTCAAGCATCTATATGGGGTTTAGAACCTATGTTTTTTTGGTAATTGGACTGCCCCAGTATAGAGGTGGGTTATTCATAGCCCAGCCCATTTCAGGGCAACAGTATTCTATGTTGTTGGATCTGCCCTGACCCGGCCCGTTTAACACCCTAAACTTCGAGAAAAACCTCTGCTTTTCTCAGAACCCTAAAAATGGCGGCAAATGAACATCAATTGAACGAGATCCATGCCTTACGTCATCTGGAACTCCGGCTGCTCCGCTGCTCTCTGCCGTCCAACCACCCCTCACCTCCGCCATCCCCCACCCAATCCTCGCCGGCCGTTTCTTCTTTACTCCCCCTTATAAACGACCTCGTCACGCTGATTGAATCCGGACAATATGTGGAAGCCCTCTCCTCGTCCGCTTCCCAAACGCTATTCTCCAATCTGCAGTTCAGCTCGAGTGAATCTGCTAAACGATTCTACTCCGAATCGCTCCCCCAGTGTGCAAACTCGTTTCTTGATGTTAACGAAGAAAGCTGGGAGGAGACGGCTGGTAAAGCGTTGCTTGTGGTGGCTGTTGGTGTTGCGGCTTTGCTTGCCTTTACACAGTGCAATGTGACGGGGTCTGTTTCTTATTTCTTTCACACCTCTGTGCTTCAACGTATTTTATTTCTGGCGTGATTTGTTTTTTTCCCCATATTGTGTCGTTGATAAAAAACAATGAAAAAGGTGGAAAGATTGGATTTTTAAGCTCAATGTACAAGATAGTATACAATGTTCAAGCTGGATTTCTctgtttaaaatttaaatgttgTTAAActaatgattttaaaaaaaatcatgaagttATGTTTTATCTTATATCCTGGATATACTTCTTTGTGTATATCATGCGCAATTTATTAAGTTTGATCATTGAATTATAAGATTCCGGTCAAACCCTCTGTTGATTCTTCTTGCTACTCTAATTTGGTATTTAAGTCTACTCCAATTCTGGAAACAGATTttagaaagaaaagaaaaacattAATCTGATATATTTGTACTTTCAATTTGTCAATAACGGTCTACCGGAGATAAAATATTTGTATACATTCGTGGGCCTGTGGTATCACTAAAACGTTTTTAAACAATGCAGAAAGGCCATGACAACGTCTTTGCTAATTAGTTGCTAGTTATGATATTAATGTCACGCAACAATGTTAACCTTCTTTTTGCTTGCATGCTTGTAACAGGCCACAAGATAAGCATCCCTTGATGCCACTTCTGGGGCTGCAGAATTTAAAAGAAAAGGCAGAACTTTGTGATTGGTTAGAGTGGGAAGCATGGGCGGTTAAAGAAATGATGTCTGTTGGTTCtgacttgcatggaaaatttTCTAACTTGCAGGTACTTGATGGGTTTTTTTATCAAGCGTTCTAACCCTTGTATTGTTTTCAGTTCAAAGACATATATCATGATGAAGAAGAAATTGCTTAAAACTTTTCTTTTACGTGCTTACTAGGTTTTGAACAGTTTCTTGTATACATGTTCTGAGTGGACAATGTATaatcatattttcaatttttgaatCTTTTGACCGCATTGATAGCTCAGGATGTATGATTGATTACGTCTTGGAAATGTCAGTTTCCTCTATGATCcatatgattttttattatgTAATTTGGCTTTGATTTTTGTCCTGTCAATGGGCTATGAACCATGGCTGATGTTCCTTTTTAATTTGAATAATCTACAATACATACATCAAAGCTGTCACAGTCTACTGCTAACTATATTTCAACATTCATAACTAATTCGGGTGACTCAGAAAATAATTATGTATCTTAGAAGTTTGTACAATCATAATACAAGAGCCAAATGATCTGAAAATTGCAGTTCACGTTGGGTCGTTTTTTTTTAATGCACCTTGGGTAGTTGTAGTTGTTATTGTCTTTCTACAGTCTGGATTTCTTTACAGAATCGCAATTCACCATCTCATGGGCTTTTGAATACAATTTGCTGAGATGGAAATATCCCAGTTTGACTTAATTTTGGTTATGTCTAAGGTTTTCTCTTTTCTGTCTGGTGGTCACTATGTACCCTTGGCTCACAATTCTGGACCTTCACTTATCTTTAAGAAAACATTTGAGTTTTTACAAGTATGGTTATGATATGGTGCTGTTGACTCTAAGATTACTATTTTAATAACTAGAATATTCTGTTTGAATATGAGACTCCTGTGCATATTCTTTTTACCATGTTGCAGTTGGAAATGGAATTATATTTTGATTCGGTTTTCTCTTTGCAGTACTTAGTTTTTGCGAAAACTCTGCTAATGAGGACAAAAGATTTGTTATTTGAAAAGTTTTCTTCAATAGATGGAGTAAGAACCATCGCATGGTGGTTAGCCAGAGTTTTATTCTTGCAACAGAGATTGTTGGATGAGCATTCCTCATTCGTGTTTGATTTGTTACAAGtctttatgcatgaaagtttatGTCATATGGGCAGCTTGGAGAATCTAAAAGATTATTGGGGCACTAATGATGATTCTTTGACTATTCTATCAATGCTCCATTTAGAAATGGGGATAATGGAACTTTACTATGGGCGCGTGGATTCTTTCAGGTGAGTAGTCGTGGTTTTTATATTCTAAGTTTAGGTTTTACTTGATGTAATTTCTGCCCTGataattagtttatgatttGCGTATCAGAATTTAAGAATTGATATAATGTATCTAAGCTGTATTTGCATGCTGAGAATGATGGTGTATGTCTTCTATGGAATTCAAGTGAAATAGCATGGAGATGGTAGGTGGTGCAGTCAATAAAGCAAGGGTTAATCATGGGCTGACTCTTTAGTGAAACCCATGAAAGTATATGTTAACAGGCAATGAAAGTATATGTTAATCATGGGCTGACACTTATAAATGTTTTGTGTCACCAGCCACGACCGGATGCATAAACATTACAAAACACATATGTTTCCCCTAGCTGTTTTACCTTGAATTGGTTATCGAGTTTGTACCACTGCGAGGCTTCTTTTTCCAAAACCTTGTTATAATCTTATATTATCCTAGTTTCTGAAAAATCACTTATCGTTTTTCTTGAGAATATCAATCTGGTTAATGCTTATTATGTCCTCTCTTTTTTCCCCCCAAACAAGGAACACAGCTTTTTGATCATGGAGAAAGTTTATAATAGGAGAATAATACTTCCTTCTGAAACAAAATGTAAAGTGAATCTAGATCCCATCCTGACACCTACATTATTGTACGTTTATCACTTCACCTAATGTCAATATCATTACCATTGAATTCTGGATCTTACCGAATTCACCAGTgaagttaaaatatataaatattatgaaatATTGTGTGTATAAACTGGTTTCACAATTATTTGCAGATTGATCATAGAACACTAGGATTTAGTTGGTGTTCATGTGGATATGGCATTATGAATGAAGCGAACGCTTCTCTTACCACCCACCCTCTGTTGGTCTTGCTCCTCCATTTCCTTTGCTTCTCTTGTTGATATCACCATTTGCTTGTTCATGTTATTTTCTATTTCAAATGCATTTTACCGACCTTATTGCAAATCATCTTTTTAATTTTGCAAATAATCTTTTGCTATCTATCTTGGGTGGCATTACCTCGTGCAGTGTGATACTATGTATTTTAAAGGTCTTTTTAAGAAGCAATTGAGAAGCATTGCATTTTTTACATTAGGCTGCATATTGACCATCTTAATTGATACTTGTATCAAATTACAGGAAGAATTTCAAAACTGCTGCAGGGATATCCAATTACAATTTTTTCATCAGTGGGTCTCTGGGTTTTAGGACTGTGCATCAGGTATTCAATTGATGTATCATCACTTGAAATTTGTTGTCAATGGTTGGCTTCTTATGCGTCCATTAATGACACCGTTGGTGCACAGGTGGAACCAAAGCCACAGCTTCGCCTTGTCACCGGAACCAATCATGGAGATACCTATGCCCCATTGAGCCAGAAGTCAAACATTATTGACAATTCTCCACATCAACCACCTCAAGAAACGTCCGATGTATTGATGACCCCTAGATTCATAGCAGATACGAGCAGTAGTTCCAGTAGTGAACATGATGTTCAAAATCATGCTATTGCAACCACCCAATTGAACGCAGTACACCAAGCTATGATTTTGGCCAACTGTCTTTCAATTCAGAAAAGTGCCCGTAATGATGATTTTCAAAGTAAGTTGTCAGTTCAAACATGAGTTTCTCCTGGTTATTTTTCATGTACATTGTAGTAGGAAAAACAACCCATCACTTAATTAAACAACCAGATTTTACAGCCTAGAGTAAACCAACAAGATCTAGCTTTGACACCTCAAACCACAATTTATgccataaaaataatttcaacaatcaaccctaaaaattttatttatcgtgGAGAACCCCTTTTGTTTTGCATGTATTCTTTTTGCTATTCAAGAATCTTTGTTTGTATAACAGTTAAAGAAGTTGAAATGCTAATGATATTTATATCATTTTGACTGTGGTATCCTTGGATTGCAATGTGGTTTTGATCATATCTTTCATTGTGCTTAATCTTCATATTGGGTTCTCACTTGTTCTCGTTATTTGTTTTAGAGTGGGAAATGGCTCCATATATAGAGGCTATTGATTCTCAGCATTCATCACCATTCATTGTAAGTTAAATGATGCTTATATTTATGAATTGCATCATATGATTTCATTAGACCCTGATGTCAATTGGCTTTAGTTGCACAACTTTGGATTCAAATCTCTCATTATTTGGAAGTTTGTGTTGGATTTAAATTTGAAGTCTAATTAGATTTTGTGAAACAAGAATTCTACCTTTTTTTCTTCCTCATGGAAGTGCCAATTTGGTATTACTGAAGGTTCTTTAATATTGACGTGTTCATTGACTAAGGTGTAGTTGCTACTGTAACCAACTGGAAAAGGGTTGAGTTTTTCAGTAGTTGTAGAAGGGGATGAACATTATAAGCTGCGTTTTAATCTTTTTATTTTGCCATTTTTAAGTGAGACTATTGACTCTAAATTTCAGAAACTGCCATATAAAAGTGGTGGCTTTCTGCTATTTGAAAATTGTGATGGATATCATGTTCTGAATTTAAGATTCATATGTGTTGTCTTATTTGTTATTGAAGTGAGGCTATGCTAGcccatttttaaaaaacttttcaTGAAAAAAAGTTGGCAGCTCAGCTAGATCTTCCTAGAATTTTGGACAATATGTAGTTGTACCTTGTTAAAGAAGAGTCGAAAAGTGTCCCCCATATTCTGCAGAGTTACTTCTATCATCATTATTCATCGAATTATATGCTTTCCATAGATGCATATCAACTTACCTACACCTGCATAAAGTTTTGTTACTCTATTTGCTTCAGATCGCTAATCGAAATCGAAACTTTGTTTTTCAGATTCAATGTTTCTGTAACATATTGCGTATCCGGTGGGAGTCCACTCGTGGTAGAACGAAGCAGCGAGCATTATTGATGATGGAGAAACTGGTAGTTTTATGAGTCATTGCTCTCATTTTATGgcagcatttttttttttgccataTACTACATTCAGTAACCTCTAGGTATGCTTGATCTAATTTGTGGCTTCTTTGTCTTGAAACTTTTCAAGTAATCAATAGAATGAGACTCACATTTTATGGGAACAAGGACCCTTTAGGTGATTAACTCTAGTCTGTCTTATCTGTTTGCTATGCTATTATTTCTTCCTTGCTCTGTGGCATATTGCATGCTTTGACATGTGTAGCAATATCTTACTTGGCCGGACTAACTCATTATGAAACAACATTGAGTggccagatgtttttcctgttGTTTTGGGTCTCAATTATCGTGCCTTTGCAAATTATCTGCATGGATTGGGCAATTcttttttgtaaattttatcTTGGGGCAACAATGTCTTCAATTAAGTTATATACTCCATTCGATTTTCACAGGATGGGGAAGCATTCCTTTCGTTTTTTGTAACATAATATGTCATTCAATTATAGGTGGAGGACATCCTTAACCTTTCTACGGGAGCAGCTGAAAGAATATATTGCTGTTTTGGAGTTAATATGCCTTCAATCCCTGCACTACGCAAGTATGAAACTTTTTCATCACTGCTTCAATCTAATTCTTCTCGATGCAAAGCTGTACTCGTGCTGCATCTGG comes from the Henckelia pumila isolate YLH828 chromosome 1, ASM3356847v2, whole genome shotgun sequence genome and includes:
- the LOC140877097 gene encoding uncharacterized protein isoform X1, with the protein product MAANEHQLNEIHALRHLELRLLRCSLPSNHPSPPPSPTQSSPAVSSLLPLINDLVTLIESGQYVEALSSSASQTLFSNLQFSSSESAKRFYSESLPQCANSFLDVNEESWEETAGKALLVVAVGVAALLAFTQCNVTGPQDKHPLMPLLGLQNLKEKAELCDWLEWEAWAVKEMMSVGSDLHGKFSNLQYLVFAKTLLMRTKDLLFEKFSSIDGVRTIAWWLARVLFLQQRLLDEHSSFVFDLLQVFMHESLCHMGSLENLKDYWGTNDDSLTILSMLHLEMGIMELYYGRVDSFRKNFKTAAGISNYNFFISGSLGFRTVHQVEPKPQLRLVTGTNHGDTYAPLSQKSNIIDNSPHQPPQETSDVLMTPRFIADTSSSSSSEHDVQNHAIATTQLNAVHQAMILANCLSIQKSARNDDFQKWEMAPYIEAIDSQHSSPFIIQCFCNILRIRWESTRGRTKQRALLMMEKLVEDILNLSTGAAERIYCCFGVNMPSIPALRKEYGDLLVSCGLIGEAVKVYEDLELWDNLIYCYQLMDKKAAAVELIRARLSENPSDPRLWCSLGDSTNDDTSYEKALEISGNRSARAFRSLARSAYNRGDYAKSKLLWESAMSLNSMHPEGWFAFGAAALKAKDVDKALDAFTRAVQLDPDNGEAWNNIACLHMIKKRNKEAFIAFKEALKLKRDSWQMWENFSHVAADIGNFSQALEAVQKVLDMTKKKRVDSDLLERIMLDIEGRASSSPPVQSPVPNGDSEHIDSIKVDSLVDQLEESTRIEAESSRTRETEHLINLLGQVLKQIVQSGGNADSWGLYARWHKLKGDLTMCSEALLKQVRSYQGSDLWKDRERFVKFAHASMELCRVYQELALRGSSRKELHTAEMHLKSTIKQAASFSDTKEYRDLTSFLGEVQGSLKATSLPGA